From Maylandia zebra isolate NMK-2024a linkage group LG11, Mzebra_GT3a, whole genome shotgun sequence, one genomic window encodes:
- the LOC101478815 gene encoding E3 ubiquitin-protein ligase NHLRC1 has protein sequence MAKSLQHRGCLSPEGIIREIQINLLECKVCFETFSCQQRERRPQNLSCGHVLCLECITALSHPLLRKLECPFCRQLCSVDSTSHCQVLSDLKDLLLSQSPSPSAPPCRAKAGFIFPAALTCTTLLLRTAFGGWGTLINPTGIAVLGSSGTIVVVHDGEKRVVVFNLQGKKLHSFGRKGAASGDICYPVDVAVTPAGHVVVTDAGDKAVKVFTSRGNHMLTIKDSFQMPWGVDTDSCGHILVSDVEAGTLSKVRVDYSHSVVLEHQTTISDLQCPKAVAYCCVNGNTAVTEHLTDVTNPTERHQHRRLRVFTKEFHLLYQTDTFSLTLQSTVRLSISGVAFDRDGDLIVIDSDQGMIWSLGKLQSGPVRTPLVGDHLIRPVGLTLLNNLLITLDSGDHTVKIYSPKSDAGPVT, from the coding sequence ATGGCTAAGAGTCTCCAACATCGTGGCTGCCTCAGTCCAGAGGGGATCATCAGAGAGATACAGATCAACCTACTGGAGTGCAAAGTCTGCTTCGAGACGTTTAGCTGTCAGCAAAGGGAGCGCAGACCGCAGAACCTTTCCTGTGGCCATGTACTCTGTCTGGAATGCATCACAGCTTTGTCCCACCCTCTCCTGAGGAAGCTGGAGTGCCCTTTCTGTCGACAGTTATGCAGTGTTGACAGCACCTCCCACTGCCAGGTTCTTAGTGACCTAAAGGATCTTCTGTTGTCTCAAAGTCCCTCACCGTCTGCTCCTCCGTGTAGAGCAAAAGCTGGTTTTATCTTTCCCGCAGCTCTGACGTGCACAACTCTTCTCCTGCGTACTGCATTTGGTGGGTGGGGGACTCTTATCAACCCAACTGGAATAGCTGTTTTGGGGTCCTCAGGAACAATAGTTGTGGTCCATGATGGAGAAAAGAGAGTGGTGGTGTTCAATCTACAGGGAAAGAAGCTGCACAGCTTTGGGCGAAAAGGAGCAGCCAGTGGGGACATCTGTTACCCAGTGGATGTGGCAGTGACCCCAGCTGGTCACGTGGTTGTGACTGATGCAGGTGATAAAGCTGTAAAAGTGTTCACATCCAGGGGGAATCACATGTTGACAATCAAAGATTCCTTCCAGATGCCCTGGGGCGTGGACACTGACAGTTGTGGACACATCCTGGTCTCTGATGTTGAGGCCGGCACTCTCTCCAAGGTGAGGGTGGACTATAGTCACAGCGTCGTTCTAGAGCATCAAACAACCATTTCAGACCTTCAGTGCCCTAAAGCGGTGGCCTATTGTTGCGTGAATGGGAACACTGCAGTGACGGAGCATCTAACTGATGTCACCAATCCAACGGAGAGACACCAACACAGAAGGCTCAGGGTGTTTACAAAAGAGTTCCACCTCCTTTACCAGACAGACACTTTTAGCCTGACCCTGCAGTCCACAGTGAGGCTCAGCATCTCAGGTGTGGCGTTCGACAGAGATGGAGATCTAATTGTGATTGACTCAGACCAGGGGATGATTTGGAGCTTAGGGAAGCTCCAGAGTGGCCCAGTCCGTACTCCTCTTGTGGGAGACCATCTTATTCGCCCTGTTGGATTAACGCTACTGAACAACCTTCTCATTACACTGGACAGTGGAGACCATACAGTGAAGATTTATTCTCCCAAATCTGATGCTGGACCTGTGACATAG